One stretch of Cryptococcus decagattii chromosome 10, complete sequence DNA includes these proteins:
- a CDS encoding septum-promoting GTP-binding protein 1 produces MADPGYMSSGSGSGRNGEGNDRNSIVLKVGMVGDSQIGKTSLMVKYVEGSFDEDYIQTLGVNFMEKAISIRNTEITFSIWDLGGQREFVSMLPLVSNDAVAILFMFDLTRKSTLNSVKEWYRQARGFNKTAIPVLIGTKYDQFASFPREEQEEITRQAKRFSKAMHAPLIFCSTSHSINVQKIFKIVLAKAFDLKCVIPEIDAVGEPILLYVDV; encoded by the exons ATGGCCGATCCAGGATACATGTCGTCCGGTTCTGGGAGTGGCCGTAATGGAGAGGGCAATGACAGAAACTC GATTGTTCTCAAAGTAGGAATGGTTGGCGACTCACAAATTGGAAAGACATCATTGATGGTCAAATACGTGGAAGGCAGCTTTGA CGAGGATTATATACAAACACTGGGTGTCAACTTTATGGAAAAGGCCATCAGCATACGAAATACAGAGATTACCTTCTCA ATATGGGATCTGGGTGGTCAAAGAGAATTCGTATCAATGCTGCCCCTTGTGTCCAATGATGCCGTCGCTATTCTATTCATGTTTGATCTTACACGAAAATCAACCCTAAATAGTGTCAAAGAGTGGTATCGCCAAGCACGTGGATTCAACAAGACAGCCATACCAGTGTTAATCGGAACAAAGTATGATCAATTTGCGTCTTTCCCGagagaagagcaagaggaAATTACAAGGCAGGCAAAGAGGTTCTCAAAGGCTATGCACGCTCCATTG ATTTTTTGTTCCACTTCACACTCCATTAATGTCCAGAAGATCTTCAAAATTGTTTTAGCAAAGGCGTTCGATCTCAAG TGCGTTATTCCTGAAATCGACGCTGTCGGTGAACCAATTTTACTCTATGTCGATGTTTAG
- a CDS encoding imidazoleglycerol-phosphate dehydratase, with amino-acid sequence MSERIASVERTTSETHISCTIDLDHIPGVTEQKINVSTGIGFLDHMFTALAKHGGMSLQLECKGDLHIDDHHTAEDCALAVGEAFKKALGERKGIKRYGYAYAPLDESLSRAVIDISSRPYFMCHLPFTREKVGDLSTEMVSHLLQSFAFAAGVTLHIDSIRGENNHHIAESAFKALALAIRMAISKTGGDDVPSTKGVLAL; translated from the exons ATGTCTGAACGTATTGCCTCTGTGGAAAGGACGACGAGCGAGACGCACATCTCCTGCACGATTGATCTCGACCATATCCCGGGTGTGACCGAGCAAAAGATCAATGTCAGCACCGGTATTGGGTTCCTTGATCAT ATGTTTACAGCGCTCGCAAAGCATGGCGGCATGTCTCTCCAATTGGAATGTAAAGGCGATCTCCACATTGATGACCACCACACGGCGGAGGACTGTGCGTTGGCGGTTGGGGAAGCGTTCAAAAAGGCGCttggagagagaaaggggATTAAGCGATACGGATACGCTTATGCGCCTCTTGATGAA TCGCTTTCAAGGGCTGTGATTGATATTTCTTCCCGGCCGTACTTTATGTGCCACCTCCCATTCACACGTGAAAAAGTTGGAGATT TATCAACCGAAATGGTCTCTCACCTTCTTCAGTCATTTGCATTTGCTGCCGGTGTAACTCTTCATATCGACAGTATTCGGGGCGAAAACAACCACCACAT CGCTGAATCGGCTTTCAAAGCGCTTGCTTTAGCGATCCGAATGGCGATCAGCAAAACTGGCGGCGACGATGTGCCTAGTACCAAGGGTGTGCTTGCGTTATAA